The proteins below come from a single Nitrospira sp. genomic window:
- a CDS encoding type IV secretory system conjugative DNA transfer family protein translates to MSRKRMRIAIALLLYLPLGLCGADALAGAVFTLANKQMPEDLSLSNWPDSWQAYREDPIQRKRLQFSAAVGGFIGFGIPALLLVSRTNGKKPLHGEARFATHDEIQQAGLYGERGVIIGKVGKRYLVYGGQEFVLLAAPTRSGKGVSIVLPNLLHYDESVVVLDIKMENFAYTSKFRQAHGHHVYLFNPFTTDGQTHRWNPLDAVDRDPNRRVGEIQAIGQVLYPNHNERDAFWNESARNLFLGLTLSIMETPSLLCSLGEVLRQASGKGQPIKDYLQDLISSRAKSDAPLSDDCTAALHRFCATSENTMAGILATLTAPLTIFSNPIVDAATSATDFDMKQVRAQRMSIYVGIPANRLSDAALLVNLFFSQLIQYNTVDLPATNPRLRHQCLVILDEFPALGRVNILAKAVGFMAGYNLRLLPIIQSLSQLESVYGEKDARTFVTNHACQILFAPREQRDAQYYSQMLGTYTADAISTGTSRPLAWGNGKQASSSSTRSEQARPLLLPQEVKELGDQRAIINLMHTKPILCDKARFYADPVFIDRLKRISPFLASVGKRMPTQAELEEATFVRRELSVEIPRLDLELHRALVERRVRPVQPDVPIDLSKLAMNLTTLPPVVPRDPPTVEEVNNLVDAFVAQLQWTDKVEVGVSGVEREDTPSEKMGPVSEEGRAQRTERIERNVDRSLVDRHREERDV, encoded by the coding sequence ATGTCACGCAAGCGCATGCGGATTGCGATCGCCCTGTTGCTGTATCTCCCACTCGGACTCTGCGGAGCAGATGCCCTTGCAGGCGCCGTCTTCACGCTCGCCAACAAACAGATGCCGGAGGACCTCTCCCTGTCTAACTGGCCCGATTCCTGGCAAGCCTATCGGGAGGATCCGATTCAGCGGAAGCGGCTGCAATTCTCCGCTGCAGTCGGCGGCTTCATCGGATTCGGTATCCCGGCGCTGCTGCTGGTGTCCCGGACCAATGGGAAGAAGCCGCTCCATGGCGAGGCGCGATTTGCCACTCATGATGAAATTCAACAGGCCGGGCTCTATGGAGAGCGCGGGGTGATCATTGGGAAAGTGGGCAAGCGGTACTTGGTCTATGGGGGCCAGGAATTCGTCTTGCTGGCGGCGCCGACTAGATCTGGAAAAGGCGTGAGCATCGTGCTCCCGAACCTGCTCCACTACGACGAGTCAGTGGTCGTACTGGACATCAAGATGGAAAACTTCGCCTACACATCGAAGTTCAGACAAGCGCACGGCCATCACGTCTACCTGTTCAATCCCTTTACTACGGACGGCCAGACCCATCGCTGGAACCCATTGGATGCGGTCGATCGCGACCCAAATCGGCGCGTGGGCGAGATCCAAGCCATCGGGCAGGTGCTCTATCCGAACCATAATGAACGGGATGCCTTTTGGAACGAGTCCGCCCGCAACCTCTTTCTTGGCCTAACCCTATCTATCATGGAGACTCCTTCCCTACTCTGTAGTCTCGGGGAAGTGCTCCGGCAGGCATCCGGCAAGGGTCAACCCATCAAGGACTATCTGCAAGACCTCATCAGCTCCAGGGCCAAGAGTGACGCCCCGCTGAGCGACGACTGTACAGCGGCCCTGCACCGGTTCTGCGCGACCAGCGAGAATACCATGGCGGGGATTCTCGCAACCCTGACGGCCCCCCTCACCATCTTCAGTAATCCCATTGTCGATGCGGCGACGAGTGCGACGGACTTCGACATGAAACAGGTGCGCGCGCAGCGGATGTCGATCTATGTCGGCATTCCGGCCAATCGACTCAGCGACGCGGCGCTGCTGGTCAACCTGTTCTTCTCCCAACTGATTCAGTACAACACGGTCGACTTGCCCGCGACGAATCCCCGCTTGAGGCACCAGTGCCTCGTGATCCTGGATGAGTTCCCTGCCCTCGGGCGGGTCAACATTCTGGCCAAGGCCGTCGGCTTCATGGCCGGCTACAATCTGCGTCTGCTCCCGATCATTCAGAGCCTCTCGCAGCTCGAATCGGTTTATGGGGAAAAGGACGCCCGCACCTTCGTCACGAACCACGCCTGCCAGATCCTGTTTGCGCCTCGCGAACAACGAGATGCGCAATACTATTCCCAGATGCTCGGCACCTATACGGCCGACGCGATCTCGACCGGCACGAGCCGACCACTGGCTTGGGGCAACGGCAAACAGGCCTCGTCCAGTTCCACCCGCTCGGAACAGGCAAGGCCTCTGCTCCTGCCACAGGAAGTGAAGGAACTGGGAGACCAGCGGGCGATCATCAACCTCATGCATACGAAGCCGATCCTTTGTGACAAAGCCCGGTTCTATGCCGATCCGGTCTTCATCGATCGGTTGAAGCGCATCAGTCCGTTCCTTGCGTCGGTCGGGAAGCGGATGCCTACACAAGCTGAACTCGAAGAGGCGACGTTCGTGCGCCGGGAGTTGTCAGTGGAGATTCCTCGGCTCGACCTAGAACTCCATCGCGCCTTGGTCGAACGACGGGTGCGTCCAGTACAACCGGATGTGCCGATCGACCTCTCGAAGCTGGCAATGAACCTCACCACACTGCCGCCGGTCGTGCCGCGCGATCCACCGACGGTCGAAGAGGTGAACAATTTGGTCGATGCCTTTGTTGCCCAGCTGCAATGGACCGACAAGGTTGAGGTGGGAGTCAGTGGTGTGGAACGAGAAGACACCCCATCGGAGAAGATGGGGCCTGTGAGTGAAGAAGGACGAGCCCAAAGAACAGAGAGAATAGAGAGGAACGTTGATCGGTCCTTGGTGGATCGACACAGGGAAGAGAGGGACGTATGA